Proteins co-encoded in one Flavobacteriaceae bacterium MAR_2009_75 genomic window:
- a CDS encoding imidazoleglycerol-phosphate dehydratase — translation MKKKVLFIDRDGTIIKETVDEQIDAFEKMIFYPNSFTYLGKIAKELDYELAMITNQDGLGTEVFPEDTFWPVHNFIMKSFENEGVVFDKVFIDKTFPHENANTRKPGTGLLKDYFSDDYDLANSFVIGDRLTDIELAKNLGAKGIFINDNTNLGTGEITVKRDDLENFIALESNDWEKIYEFLKLNDRTAETHRKTNETDIYINLNLDGTGRSDIKTGLAFFDHMLDQLARHGQMDLEIKVDGDLEVDEHHTIEDTGIALGEVFGQALGNKLGIERYGFCLPMDDCLAQAAIDFGGRNWLVWEADFNREMVGDMPTEMFHHFFKSFTDGAKANLNIKAEGTNEHHKIEAIFKAFAKSIKMAVKRDTEKMVLPSTKGVL, via the coding sequence ATGAAGAAAAAAGTACTTTTTATAGATCGTGATGGCACGATAATAAAAGAAACTGTCGATGAGCAGATAGATGCGTTTGAAAAGATGATATTCTATCCGAATTCGTTTACTTATTTAGGTAAAATCGCTAAAGAATTAGATTATGAATTGGCAATGATTACCAATCAAGATGGCCTTGGTACGGAAGTTTTTCCTGAAGATACCTTCTGGCCCGTTCATAATTTTATTATGAAATCATTTGAAAATGAAGGTGTTGTGTTTGATAAAGTATTTATCGACAAGACCTTTCCCCATGAAAATGCTAATACGAGAAAACCAGGCACAGGTCTATTGAAAGATTACTTCTCCGACGACTATGATTTGGCAAATTCTTTTGTTATCGGTGATAGGCTAACGGATATTGAGCTGGCCAAAAACCTAGGCGCAAAAGGCATTTTTATAAATGACAATACCAACTTGGGTACAGGTGAAATCACCGTGAAACGTGATGATCTCGAAAATTTTATTGCTTTGGAAAGTAATGATTGGGAGAAAATATATGAGTTTTTAAAGTTGAACGATAGAACGGCCGAAACTCATAGAAAAACAAATGAGACCGATATTTATATCAATTTGAACCTTGACGGTACAGGTAGGAGTGATATCAAGACCGGACTAGCCTTTTTTGATCACATGCTAGATCAACTGGCGCGTCACGGTCAAATGGATTTAGAAATAAAAGTGGATGGTGATTTAGAAGTAGATGAGCACCATACCATCGAAGATACGGGCATCGCTCTGGGCGAAGTTTTCGGCCAAGCCTTAGGTAACAAATTAGGTATCGAACGATACGGATTTTGTTTACCTATGGATGACTGCCTTGCGCAAGCGGCAATTGATTTCGGAGGTAGAAATTGGTTGGTTTGGGAAGCTGATTTCAATCGCGAAATGGTGGGCGATATGCCTACTGAAATGTTTCATCATTTTTTCAAATCATTTACCGACGGTGCCAAGGCCAATCTGAACATCAAGGCCGAGGGCACTAATGAACACCATAAGATTGAGGCTATTTTCAAGGCCTTTGCAAAGTCTATTAAAATGGCGGTCAAAAGAGATACCGAAAAAATGGTTTTGCCCAGTACAAAGGGCGTTTTATAG
- a CDS encoding cyclase: protein MLAKRIIPCLDIKDGRTVKGVNFIDLRDAGDPVELAEIYSKEGADELVFLDISATEQKRKTLAELVYRVAEKVNIPFTVGGGISSIEDVDVLLQNGADKVSINSSAVKNPQLINDLAAKFGSQCIVVAIDAKQIDGEWIVHLVGGKVPTEHKLFEWAKEVEERGAGEILFTSMDHDGTKDGFANEALAKLSTELNIPIIASGGAGKVQHFTDTFENGKADAALAASVFHFKEIGIGDLKHELRNKGIPVRL from the coding sequence ATGTTAGCAAAAAGAATAATACCTTGTCTTGATATTAAAGACGGCCGTACGGTCAAAGGCGTGAATTTTATAGATTTGCGTGATGCCGGAGATCCTGTTGAGTTGGCCGAAATTTATAGTAAAGAGGGTGCTGATGAACTTGTTTTTCTCGATATTTCTGCAACGGAACAAAAACGAAAGACCTTGGCAGAATTGGTTTACCGCGTTGCCGAAAAAGTAAATATTCCATTTACCGTTGGTGGAGGAATTTCTTCGATTGAAGATGTTGATGTATTACTGCAAAATGGGGCCGATAAGGTTTCCATCAATTCTTCGGCAGTGAAAAACCCTCAATTGATAAACGATTTAGCGGCTAAATTCGGTTCTCAGTGCATCGTTGTGGCTATTGATGCCAAACAAATAGATGGCGAATGGATCGTACATTTGGTAGGGGGCAAGGTACCTACAGAACATAAATTGTTCGAATGGGCCAAAGAGGTCGAAGAACGTGGCGCTGGTGAAATTTTATTTACCTCTATGGATCATGACGGTACAAAAGATGGCTTTGCCAATGAGGCACTAGCGAAATTATCAACAGAATTGAACATACCCATAATAGCATCGGGTGGTGCCGGTAAAGTACAGCATTTTACTGATACCTTTGAAAACGGTAAGGCCGATGCGGCCTTGGCAGCCAGTGTTTTTCATTTTAAAGAAATAGGCATTGGCGATTTAAAACATGAATTACGGAATAAAGGTATTCCAGTAAGGTTATAG
- a CDS encoding 1-(5-phosphoribosyl)-5-[(5-phosphoribosylamino)methylideneamino] imidazole-4-carboxamide isomerase produces the protein MRIIPAIDIIDGKCVRLSKGDYETKKIYNENPLEVAKEFEAHGIEFLHLVDLDGAKSKHIVNHKVLEQIASKTQLKIDFGGGLKTDEDLRIAFESGASQITGGSIAVKDKETFQSWIKAYGAKKIILGADAMDEKVAVSGWQEESTEELIPFISAYQANGIEYVVCTDISKDGMLEGPSFELYQRILEQCEGLKLIASGGISTYDELPKLAEMGCEGTIMGKAIYENRISMKQLEQFVLEHDA, from the coding sequence ATGAGAATCATACCTGCAATAGATATCATCGACGGGAAGTGCGTAAGACTCTCTAAAGGTGATTATGAGACCAAGAAAATATATAATGAAAACCCTTTAGAAGTTGCAAAAGAGTTTGAGGCCCACGGTATTGAATTCTTGCATTTGGTAGATTTAGATGGTGCGAAATCAAAACATATCGTCAATCATAAAGTGTTGGAGCAAATTGCATCTAAAACCCAACTGAAAATTGATTTTGGTGGTGGTCTCAAAACGGATGAAGACTTACGAATTGCCTTTGAGAGCGGTGCCAGCCAAATTACGGGTGGCAGTATTGCGGTAAAGGATAAAGAGACTTTTCAAAGCTGGATTAAAGCTTATGGTGCGAAAAAAATAATTTTGGGAGCCGATGCTATGGATGAAAAAGTGGCCGTTTCCGGTTGGCAAGAAGAGTCTACCGAAGAACTTATTCCTTTTATTTCGGCATATCAAGCGAACGGTATCGAATATGTTGTCTGCACCGATATATCGAAAGATGGCATGCTTGAAGGCCCCTCTTTTGAATTGTACCAGCGTATTTTAGAACAATGTGAGGGTTTAAAGCTGATTGCTTCCGGTGGCATTTCAACTTACGATGAGCTCCCGAAATTAGCCGAAATGGGTTGTGAAGGAACTATTATGGGAAAGGCAATCTATGAAAATAGAATTAGTATGAAGCAACTGGAGCAATTTGTATTGGAGCATGATGCATAG
- a CDS encoding glutamine amidotransferase, protein MKIVIINYGAGNIQSIKFAIERLGYEAVLSEDADEIKSADKVIFPGVGEASSAMKKLLESGLETVVPQLKQPVLGICLGMQLMCNSSEEGNTKGLGIFNVDVVKFSNKVKVPQIGWNQIDNLKSDIFKGISPKEHIYLVHSYYAPLCDETIAESEYDVKYSAALQKNNFYGTQFHPEKSSKVGAQILLNFLKMS, encoded by the coding sequence ATGAAGATTGTAATTATAAATTACGGAGCCGGAAATATACAAAGCATCAAGTTCGCGATTGAACGTTTGGGCTATGAAGCGGTTTTAAGTGAAGATGCAGATGAAATTAAATCTGCCGATAAGGTTATTTTTCCAGGTGTGGGCGAGGCCAGTAGTGCTATGAAAAAGCTGTTGGAAAGTGGCCTGGAAACGGTCGTTCCGCAACTGAAGCAACCTGTTTTGGGTATTTGTTTGGGCATGCAATTGATGTGTAATTCTTCTGAAGAAGGCAACACCAAAGGTCTTGGCATATTTAATGTTGATGTTGTTAAATTCTCTAATAAGGTAAAAGTGCCACAAATAGGTTGGAACCAAATCGATAATTTAAAGTCGGACATATTCAAGGGTATTTCCCCCAAGGAACATATCTATTTAGTGCATAGTTATTACGCTCCTTTATGCGATGAAACCATTGCTGAGTCTGAATACGATGTCAAATATAGTGCTGCCCTGCAAAAGAATAATTTCTATGGCACCCAATTTCACCCAGAGAAAAGTAGTAAGGTCGGGGCGCAGATTTTATTGAATTTTCTAAAAATGAGTTAA
- a CDS encoding phosphoribosyl-ATP pyrophosphatase /phosphoribosyl-AMP cyclohydrolase translates to MTVDFNKNVDVLVPAIIQDAKTKNVLMLGYMNEEALKKTQETKKVTFYSRSKQRLWTKGEESGNFLNLIDIKIDCDNDTLLVYVEPVGPTCHTGSDTCWNENNTSNFGFISELERVIEQRRTASDASKSYVASLFEKGINKIAQKVGEEAVETVIEAKDNNDDLFLYESADLLFHYLILLQAKGFTLKDIEKELQNRHK, encoded by the coding sequence ATGACAGTAGATTTCAATAAAAATGTCGACGTATTGGTGCCTGCCATCATTCAAGATGCAAAAACCAAAAATGTACTCATGTTAGGGTATATGAATGAGGAAGCGCTAAAGAAAACCCAAGAGACCAAGAAGGTTACTTTTTATAGCCGTAGCAAACAACGTTTATGGACGAAAGGGGAAGAGAGTGGCAACTTTTTGAATTTAATCGATATCAAGATTGATTGTGATAACGACACTCTTTTGGTTTATGTAGAACCCGTAGGGCCAACCTGTCACACAGGTAGCGATACTTGTTGGAACGAAAATAATACTTCAAACTTCGGATTTATTTCTGAGCTTGAGCGAGTTATCGAACAACGAAGAACAGCTTCCGATGCAAGCAAATCATATGTAGCTTCACTATTTGAAAAGGGAATCAATAAAATTGCTCAAAAGGTGGGTGAAGAAGCTGTGGAAACGGTAATTGAGGCGAAAGACAATAATGACGACCTATTCTTGTATGAAAGTGCCGATTTGCTATTTCATTATTTGATATTATTACAGGCTAAGGGCTTTACTTTAAAAGATATTGAGAAAGAACTTCAAAATCGGCATAAGTAA
- a CDS encoding CRP-like cAMP-binding protein — MDKIRHHFERIIKIPDEDWQFFVNNLEVKKFAKKEILLNSGETEDYFSFVEKGAIRYYIPKKDDDITFGFRCEEEFSSAYDSFLTQKPSIYSLQAMEDCVLWSISYNNLQRIYRQTSVGNLIGRIIAEKTLVLKWDRELSFLNQTAEERYLDIFDKRPELLKRVPLKYLASYIGVTPQALSRIRKRIS, encoded by the coding sequence ATGGATAAAATTAGACATCATTTTGAACGAATAATCAAAATACCGGATGAAGATTGGCAGTTTTTCGTCAATAATCTTGAAGTGAAGAAATTCGCTAAAAAAGAAATTCTTTTGAATAGTGGCGAAACCGAAGATTATTTTTCCTTCGTTGAAAAAGGTGCTATTCGCTATTATATTCCTAAGAAAGACGATGATATTACTTTCGGATTTCGATGTGAAGAAGAATTTTCAAGTGCCTATGATTCTTTTTTGACCCAAAAACCAAGCATATACAGTTTACAAGCGATGGAAGATTGTGTGCTTTGGTCTATTAGTTACAATAACCTTCAACGTATCTATAGACAAACATCGGTGGGCAATCTTATTGGCCGAATTATAGCCGAAAAAACCCTGGTCTTAAAGTGGGATAGGGAACTATCATTTTTAAACCAAACCGCAGAAGAACGATATCTAGATATTTTTGACAAACGCCCAGAGCTTTTAAAGCGCGTTCCTCTAAAATATTTAGCTTCTTATATCGGGGTAACTCCACAAGCCTTGAGTAGAATACGCAAGCGTATTTCTTAA
- a CDS encoding putative autotransporter adhesin-like protein, whose protein sequence is MRKKSIYIVLALIFGLVSSCDYEHVRAKGEVTTRDLSVSGYNGLKVSNAFDVYLTFSETEEHISIEANDNLHDRIVVAREGDDLIIKLKRYTTVNGNPTLKAYISTKHIKDFDLSGASTVSLLDSWDTNRGKIDLSGSSEFSGEINVTHLDINMGGASKADIYGNIESLYANLSDASDLRDYDMISERLNIELSGASEAFLSAQESIEIDASGASVLNYKGDAVINHKKLNGSSRLKNRN, encoded by the coding sequence ATGCGAAAAAAGTCAATCTACATCGTCTTGGCCCTGATTTTCGGCCTTGTATCATCTTGCGATTATGAGCATGTCAGGGCCAAGGGCGAAGTTACCACTAGAGACCTTTCCGTCTCAGGCTATAACGGACTCAAAGTTTCCAATGCATTTGACGTCTACTTGACCTTTTCGGAAACTGAAGAACACATCAGTATCGAAGCCAATGATAATCTTCATGACCGTATCGTAGTCGCCCGTGAAGGTGACGATTTAATTATCAAGCTTAAGAGGTATACTACAGTCAATGGCAACCCCACACTAAAGGCATACATTTCAACAAAGCACATCAAAGATTTTGACCTTTCAGGAGCTTCTACAGTTAGCCTACTTGACAGCTGGGACACCAATAGGGGAAAGATAGACTTATCCGGTTCTTCTGAATTCTCGGGTGAAATTAATGTGACCCATTTAGACATAAATATGGGCGGTGCCTCTAAAGCGGATATCTACGGAAATATTGAATCACTTTATGCCAACCTATCGGATGCCAGCGATTTACGCGACTATGATATGATCAGCGAAAGACTGAATATTGAACTTTCCGGTGCTAGCGAAGCCTTTCTTTCGGCCCAAGAGTCAATTGAAATAGATGCTTCGGGAGCAAGTGTATTGAATTATAAAGGTGATGCCGTTATTAATCACAAAAAACTAAATGGATCCTCTAGACTCAAAAATCGTAACTAA
- a CDS encoding regulator of protease activity HflC (stomatin/prohibitin superfamily) encodes MDKLPKIALPVIFGFIVLVILISKSAVTIGSGEAGVLYKTFGGGVVTDEPPLGEGFHIVAPWNKVFVYEVRQQEVLEKMNVLSSNGLDIKLEASAWFEPIRSDLGKLHQEKGEAYVQRVLLPTIRSAARSVVGRYTPEQLYSSKRDAIQQEIFDETQKIVSGQYIQLNEILVRDVTLPPTIKDAIERKLKQEQESLEYEFRLVTAKKEAEKVTIEAQGKADANRILSASLTDKILQDKGIDATLKLAQSANAKVVVVGSGESGLPLILGNN; translated from the coding sequence ATGGATAAATTACCTAAAATTGCTTTACCGGTCATATTCGGTTTTATTGTACTCGTTATTTTAATATCAAAATCAGCTGTTACCATAGGTTCCGGTGAGGCTGGTGTTCTGTATAAAACATTTGGTGGGGGGGTAGTTACCGATGAACCACCTTTAGGCGAAGGTTTTCATATTGTTGCACCTTGGAACAAGGTTTTTGTTTATGAAGTTAGACAGCAAGAAGTGCTTGAAAAGATGAACGTTCTATCAAGTAATGGATTGGATATCAAATTGGAGGCTTCGGCATGGTTTGAGCCTATACGCAGTGATTTAGGAAAGTTGCATCAAGAAAAAGGAGAGGCCTATGTACAAAGGGTTTTGTTGCCAACCATTAGATCTGCCGCTCGTTCAGTTGTAGGGCGATATACCCCAGAACAGTTGTATTCAAGTAAGAGAGATGCCATTCAGCAAGAAATTTTTGATGAGACTCAAAAAATTGTTTCAGGGCAATATATTCAGTTAAATGAAATATTGGTCAGAGATGTAACTTTGCCACCAACCATTAAAGACGCTATCGAACGTAAATTGAAACAAGAGCAAGAGTCTTTGGAGTATGAGTTTAGATTGGTAACGGCTAAAAAAGAGGCTGAAAAGGTAACGATTGAGGCTCAAGGTAAGGCAGATGCGAATAGAATTTTAAGTGCTTCGTTGACCGATAAAATTCTTCAGGACAAAGGTATTGATGCAACCTTAAAGTTAGCACAATCGGCGAATGCGAAAGTTGTGGTAGTTGGTAGCGGAGAATCAGGTTTACCTCTGATCCTGGGAAATAACTAA
- a CDS encoding SnoaL-like polyketide cyclase → MKPSIFFYCTLFFLVFSCKQNTEEIAANNQVLTAEDLVEAVNIYEEFWNSNDPEVLTPILSENFKRYSNGKLEAESHEELITILNNWHIAIPDFSTKLSDIVIHGNKAYYYWESEGTNSGYLGSARGTGIENNSNGFAVLTFNKQGKIVKEEAFYDSMNIYLSWGYKLVPPNKG, encoded by the coding sequence ATGAAACCATCAATATTTTTTTATTGTACTCTATTTTTCTTAGTTTTTTCGTGTAAGCAAAACACCGAAGAAATCGCTGCTAACAATCAGGTCTTAACTGCAGAAGATTTAGTTGAGGCGGTGAATATCTATGAAGAGTTCTGGAACAGTAATGATCCTGAAGTGTTGACCCCAATACTTTCCGAAAATTTTAAACGTTACTCCAATGGAAAACTTGAGGCAGAAAGTCACGAAGAGCTCATCACTATTTTGAATAATTGGCATATAGCCATACCTGATTTTAGTACTAAATTAAGTGATATAGTCATTCATGGTAATAAAGCCTATTATTATTGGGAAAGTGAAGGAACGAATTCCGGTTACTTAGGAAGCGCTCGAGGCACTGGAATAGAAAATAATTCTAATGGGTTTGCTGTACTCACATTTAATAAACAAGGTAAAATTGTAAAGGAGGAGGCATTCTACGATTCTATGAATATTTATTTGTCATGGGGATATAAACTTGTACCTCCGAATAAGGGATAA
- a CDS encoding histidinol-phosphate aminotransferase — MGFDLDKITRENVKGLKPYSSARDEYVSDGSSMVFLDANENPFNNGVNRYPDPQQRNLKSVLASQKEIQVENILLGNGSDEVLDLLFRAFCEPGADNVITLPPTYGMYKVLADINTIDNREVLLTDEFQPNVGEILNVVDGRTKMIFICSPNNPTANSFDSECIVTLLENFDGLVVVDEAYIDFSNKASWVSRLSEFPNLVVTQTLSKAYGMAGIRLGICIASEGIITILNKIKPPYNVNELTQSHALRRVSDVPRIKSEVREIIEQKGLLLKVLPQIEFIKEIYPSDANFLLVKVDNADKRYSELLGLGVVVRNRSSQPLCSDTLRLTIGTKDENIKLVTALKSLTK; from the coding sequence ATGGGTTTCGATTTAGATAAAATAACCAGAGAAAATGTGAAAGGCCTAAAACCTTATTCTTCGGCACGTGATGAATATGTTTCCGATGGTTCTTCGATGGTTTTTCTTGATGCGAATGAAAACCCTTTTAATAATGGGGTAAATCGTTATCCTGATCCGCAACAACGCAACTTGAAGTCCGTTTTGGCAAGTCAAAAAGAGATTCAAGTTGAAAATATACTTCTGGGTAATGGCAGCGACGAAGTGTTAGATTTATTATTTCGGGCATTCTGCGAACCTGGGGCGGACAATGTTATCACCTTGCCGCCCACTTACGGTATGTACAAAGTGTTGGCCGATATCAATACTATAGATAATAGAGAAGTTCTTCTAACCGATGAATTTCAACCCAATGTTGGGGAGATTCTAAATGTAGTAGATGGTCGGACGAAAATGATATTTATCTGTTCGCCGAACAACCCTACGGCCAATAGTTTTGATTCGGAGTGCATCGTTACACTTTTAGAGAATTTTGATGGTTTGGTTGTGGTAGATGAAGCGTATATCGATTTTTCAAATAAGGCTTCTTGGGTTTCCCGATTATCTGAATTTCCGAATTTGGTAGTGACTCAAACCTTATCAAAAGCTTACGGTATGGCAGGTATTCGTTTGGGTATTTGTATCGCATCCGAAGGAATCATCACTATTCTCAATAAGATTAAACCTCCGTACAACGTTAACGAGCTTACACAGTCTCATGCACTACGTAGGGTTTCAGATGTGCCGCGTATAAAATCAGAAGTGAGGGAAATTATCGAGCAAAAAGGATTGCTCTTGAAAGTGTTGCCCCAAATCGAATTTATTAAAGAAATATATCCTTCCGATGCCAATTTTCTACTGGTTAAGGTAGATAACGCCGATAAGCGATATAGTGAACTTTTAGGCTTGGGCGTAGTGGTAAGAAATAGAAGTTCGCAGCCCTTATGTAGTGACACGTTACGCCTAACTATAGGCACGAAAGATGAAAACATTAAATTAGTTACTGCTTTAAAAAGCTTGACAAAATGA
- a CDS encoding ATP phosphoribosyltransferase has product MTKIRIAIQKSGRLNEDSLLILKNCGISIDNGKDQLKASSRNFPMEVFYLRNGDIPQYLRDGVVDIAIIGENVLIEKGEDISIAEKLGFSKCKVSLAVPKSVKYNSVHDFEGKRIATSYPNTVQMYLDKHGVKADLHIINGSVEIAPNIGLADAICDIVSSGSTLFKNNLKEVEVMLTSEAVLAVSPQISDERKELLKKLQFRIQSVLQARQSKYVLLNAPNDKLDDILKLLPGMRSPTVLPLAEEGWSSVHTVINKDKFWEVIDELKVAGAEGILVCPIEKMVL; this is encoded by the coding sequence ATGACAAAAATTAGAATTGCTATTCAGAAATCAGGTCGTCTAAATGAAGACTCTTTACTGATTCTAAAAAATTGTGGTATTTCTATAGACAATGGTAAAGATCAGCTAAAAGCTTCTTCACGAAATTTTCCGATGGAAGTTTTTTATCTACGTAATGGTGATATACCTCAATATTTAAGAGACGGTGTCGTAGATATTGCGATTATTGGAGAGAATGTTCTGATTGAAAAAGGGGAAGATATATCGATTGCTGAAAAACTAGGTTTTTCAAAGTGTAAGGTTTCTTTGGCCGTGCCAAAGTCGGTGAAATACAATTCGGTGCATGATTTTGAGGGCAAGCGCATAGCTACTTCTTATCCGAATACGGTTCAAATGTATTTAGATAAACATGGTGTGAAAGCCGATTTGCACATTATCAACGGTTCTGTGGAGATTGCACCTAATATCGGACTTGCAGATGCAATATGTGATATTGTTTCCAGTGGAAGCACGTTGTTCAAGAATAATTTGAAAGAGGTCGAGGTCATGTTGACCAGTGAAGCTGTATTGGCTGTATCACCTCAAATTTCTGATGAGCGCAAAGAGCTGTTGAAGAAATTACAGTTCAGAATACAATCCGTATTACAGGCGAGACAATCGAAATATGTACTGTTGAATGCTCCCAATGATAAATTAGACGATATATTAAAGTTGTTACCGGGCATGCGCAGTCCAACTGTTTTACCATTGGCCGAAGAAGGGTGGAGTTCCGTTCACACCGTGATTAACAAAGACAAGTTCTGGGAAGTAATCGACGAATTGAAGGTAGCTGGGGCCGAAGGTATTTTGGTTTGCCCAATTGAAAAAATGGTACTCTAA
- a CDS encoding acetyltransferase (GNAT) family protein, whose translation MEGELKLKLIPYDQMELILPLVFDLNEGKISKEILKFRLESMKIMGGYECLGVFDNKSLIACCGVWFLHKLYKGKHIELDNVFVNAEYRSRGVGKLMMDWLVDYAKNHDCNSIELNSYVANEKGIKFWQRHDFEHLGYHMIKNLE comes from the coding sequence ATGGAGGGCGAACTGAAATTAAAACTGATTCCCTATGATCAAATGGAATTGATTTTACCCTTAGTATTCGATTTAAATGAGGGGAAGATTTCCAAAGAAATCTTGAAATTCAGATTAGAATCGATGAAGATTATGGGCGGCTATGAATGTCTGGGTGTATTTGATAATAAAAGTTTAATTGCCTGTTGCGGTGTATGGTTTTTACACAAGCTTTACAAGGGCAAACATATAGAACTAGACAATGTATTCGTAAATGCGGAATACAGAAGTAGGGGAGTAGGTAAACTCATGATGGATTGGCTCGTAGACTATGCAAAAAATCATGATTGTAACAGTATTGAACTCAATTCTTATGTAGCTAATGAGAAAGGAATAAAGTTTTGGCAACGACATGATTTTGAGCATTTGGGGTATCACATGATCAAGAATTTAGAGTAA
- a CDS encoding histidinol dehydrogenase, with protein sequence MKKIYNPNQSEWSLVLKRPTQTVADIEKTVEAIFKEVQSNGDVTLNKYTKKFDGVSLDNFIVSEKEIEEATSQVSQQLKNAIQLAKNNIEAFHKAQKTDKVEVETASGVQCWQEKRPIQKVGLYIPGGTAPLFSTILMLAVPATIAGCEELVLCSPPNKEGKINPAILYTANLCGVKKIFKVGGIQAIAAMTFGTESIPKVYKVFGPGNQYVTVAKQIATKYGISIDMPAGPSELLVLADDSANPAFVASDLLSQAEHGVDSQVILVSTSEKLITAVEKEVERQLEELPRKDIAEKAIENSKLIFVENDDIAADLINEYGPEHYIICVENEEFFVSNIQNAGSVFIGNYTPESAGDYASGTNHTLPTNGYAKQYSGVNLDSFMKSMTFQKISERGIQEIGEAIEIMAEAEGLQAHKNAVSIRLKSLNN encoded by the coding sequence ATGAAAAAAATATATAATCCCAACCAGTCGGAATGGAGTTTAGTTTTGAAACGACCAACACAGACCGTTGCGGATATAGAAAAGACAGTTGAGGCTATTTTCAAAGAAGTGCAAAGCAATGGCGATGTCACTCTCAACAAGTATACTAAAAAATTTGATGGTGTTTCTCTTGACAACTTTATAGTTTCTGAAAAAGAAATAGAGGAAGCAACAAGCCAGGTTTCTCAACAACTAAAGAATGCCATTCAATTGGCTAAAAACAATATCGAAGCTTTTCACAAAGCACAGAAAACAGATAAAGTTGAAGTCGAAACTGCTAGTGGTGTTCAGTGTTGGCAAGAGAAAAGACCGATTCAAAAGGTAGGCCTCTATATACCGGGAGGTACTGCGCCTTTATTCTCCACAATTCTAATGCTTGCGGTGCCTGCAACGATAGCGGGTTGCGAAGAATTGGTGCTGTGTTCTCCGCCGAATAAAGAGGGAAAAATAAACCCTGCGATTTTGTATACCGCTAATTTATGTGGTGTAAAGAAGATATTTAAAGTGGGCGGTATTCAAGCTATTGCCGCTATGACTTTTGGTACAGAAAGTATTCCTAAGGTGTATAAAGTATTTGGTCCTGGCAACCAATATGTAACGGTTGCTAAGCAGATTGCAACTAAATATGGTATTTCAATTGATATGCCCGCTGGGCCGAGTGAACTTTTAGTTTTGGCAGATGATTCTGCTAACCCTGCCTTTGTAGCTTCTGATTTATTAAGTCAGGCCGAGCATGGTGTAGATAGCCAAGTAATTTTAGTATCGACCTCCGAAAAATTGATCACTGCTGTCGAGAAAGAAGTTGAACGGCAACTAGAGGAATTACCTAGAAAAGACATTGCCGAAAAGGCAATTGAAAACAGCAAGTTGATTTTCGTCGAAAATGATGATATAGCGGCTGATTTAATCAATGAATACGGTCCGGAACATTACATTATTTGTGTAGAAAATGAAGAGTTCTTTGTAAGCAATATTCAAAATGCAGGCTCTGTGTTTATTGGTAATTATACACCTGAGAGTGCCGGAGATTATGCCTCGGGAACCAATCACACACTGCCTACGAATGGCTACGCTAAACAGTACAGTGGGGTGAACCTCGATAGTTTTATGAAAAGTATGACCTTTCAGAAGATATCTGAACGAGGAATTCAAGAAATTGGCGAGGCAATTGAAATTATGGCAGAAGCTGAAGGATTGCAGGCGCACAAAAACGCGGTTTCAATACGATTGAAAAGTCTGAACAACTAA